A stretch of Brassica napus cultivar Da-Ae chromosome C6, Da-Ae, whole genome shotgun sequence DNA encodes these proteins:
- the LOC111213381 gene encoding uncharacterized protein LOC111213381 isoform X1 encodes MNPEEQEMALISNLPKIWKLEERVVGSDLGFGKFQFDFDKVEDLEGILKLQPFHFDYWMLSLARWQPKKSILFPSEITFWVRIIGVPGEFKTVPTFESIGDALGRTVAVDLDHSRVQVVVDAFKELCFETTVDFTGGEFYDGEEAPVSLRYEKLFGYCQVCGCLCHKDELCPLHVKNTNKNPEKKHEGREGNGAWYDGGKYDDRARSYKGVVINGNQVQQNKE; translated from the coding sequence ATGAATCCAGAGGAACAGGAGATGGCTCTCATCTCGAACCTCCCGAAGATATGGAAATTGGAAGAGAGGGTCGTTGGCTCGGATCTGGGTTTTGGGAAGTTCCAGTTTGACTTCGACAAGGTGGAGGATTTGGAAGGAATTCTTAAGCTTCAACCTTTCCATTTCGATTACTGGATGTTGTCTTTGGCGCGTTGGCAACCTAAGAAGTCAATACTCTTCCCGTCAGAGATAACTTTCTGGGTTCGAATCATAGGAGTTCCGGGAGAATTCAAAACAGTACCCACTTTCGAGAGTATTGGGGATGCCTTAGGAAGGACGGTGGCAGTAGACTTGGATCACTCGCGTGTGCAAGTGGTGGTTGATGCTTTTAAGGAGCTTTGTTTCGAAACAACGGTTGACTTCACGGGTGGGGAGTTCTATGATGGTGAGGAAGCCCCGGTTTCGCTGCGGTACGAGAAGCTATTTGGCTATTGTCAGGTTTGTGGTTGTTTGTGCCACAAAGATGAACTCTGCCCCTTACATGTGAAGAACACTAATAAGAATCCAGAAAAGAAACATGAAGGAAGAGAAGGGAATGGTGCTTGGTATGATGGTGGGAAGTACGATGATCGCGCAAGAAGTTATAAAGGTGTAGTTATCAATGGAAATCAGGTTCAACAGAATAAAGAATGA
- the LOC106405520 gene encoding uncharacterized protein LOC106405520 encodes MACRTYCKINHPSDAKAWKHLNSVYPDLASNPRNFYLGLCTDGFSPFGMSGRQYSLWPVFLTPYNLPPEMCMGKELLFTSILIPGPKHLKRSLDVFLHPLIEELKELWSTGVQTYDCSTRTNFTMRAVLLWTISDFPAYMMLSGWTTHGRLSCPYCMGSTDAFQLKNGRKTSWFYCHRRFLPINHPYRRNKKLFWSKRVVRDTAPPYLSKEEIEKDIDYYGAQDTVKKGGNWHTTANMSAGYGTQHNWHKKCIFWELPYWKNLLLRHNLDVMHIEKNFFDNIINTLLNVPGKTKDNKNSRLDLSALCSRIELHIRNDGKIPVSIFRLSAEEKAALFKWMTSDVKFSDGYVSNLSRCVYQQGQKFSGMKSHDCHVFMQRLLPFAFAELLPKNVHEALACNK; translated from the coding sequence ATGGCATGCAGAACATACTGCAAGATCAATCATCCCTCTGATGCAAAAGCATGGAAACACTTGAATTCGGTGTACCCTGATTTAGCAAGCAACCCCCGCAACTTTTATCTTGGGCTCTGCACAGATGgctttagtccatttggaatgtctggaagACAATATTCGCTTTGGCCAGTCTTCTTAACGCCATACAACCTTCCACCAGAGATGTGTATGGGAAAGGAATTGCTTTTCACGAGTATATTGATTCCTGGGCCAAAGCATCTGAAGAGGTCCCTTGATGTTTTTCTACATCCTTTGATAGAAGAATTGAAGGAATTATGGTCAACAGGCGTGCAGACATATGATTGTTCAACGAGAACAAACTTTACAATGCGAGCAGTTCTTTTGTGGACCATTAGTGACTTTCCTGCATACATGATGTTGTCAGGTTGGAcgacgcatggaaggctatcttGTCCTTATTGTATGGGAAGCACAGACGCATTTCAGCTGAAAAATGGCAGGAAGACGTCCTGGTTTTACTGTCATCGGAGATTTCTTCCCATTAACCATCCGTACCGAAGGAACAAGAAATTGTTTTGGTCAAAAAGGGTTGTACGAGACACCGCTCCGCCATATTTATCTAAAGAGGAAATCGAGAAGGATATTGATTACTATGGTGCACAAGACACAGTCAAGAAAGGGGGTAATTGGCATACAACTGCAAATATGTCTGCTGGTTACGGGACACAGCATAATTGGCACAAGAAGTGTATATTTTGGGAACTTCCATATTGGAAAAATCTACTTCTACGCCACaatcttgatgtgatgcatatagagaagaacttctttgaCAACATCATCAATACATTGTTGAACGTCCccgggaagacaaaagataacaagaacTCAAGGTTGGATTTGTCTGCATTATGTTCTAGGATTGAGCTGCATATTAGAAACGATGGGAAAATTCCGGTTTCCATTTTCAGATTATCAGCAGAAGAAAAAGCAGCGTTGTTCAAGTGGATGACATCAGATGTGAAGTTTTCTGATGGATATGTTTCAAATCTATCAAGATGTGTTTATCAGCAGGGGCAGAAGTTTTCAGGGATGAAGAGCCATGactgtcatgtgtttatgcaacgacttctaccatttgcatttgcggagttGCTTCCAAAAAATGTTCACGAGGCACTTGCATGTAACAAATAA
- the LOC111213381 gene encoding uncharacterized protein LOC111213381 isoform X2 — translation MGEEADSKWTKVAERGSKRAYTNSGTHRGDGEALRYRTARKEDFRSGASSGQTRPSTGQNREQQPQHGARDVAREEGEIRPVEECRNTLPSQAFQVELAKTQAEGTKVILDPIDVDQGLAVVHDMQEDQVGLEQEDQVHLEEEDVMDMDEIKTHLLENGIDMDAKDFMEKLS, via the coding sequence ATGGGGGAGGAAGCAGACTCTAAATGGACGAAGGTGGCAGAGAGAGGAAGTAAGAGAGCCTACACTAATAGTGGAACTCATAGAGGTGATGGGGAAGCTTTGCGGTACAGAACTGCGAGGAAAGAGGACTTTAGGTCTGGCGCCTCAAGTGGACAAACTCGACCATCTACAGGGCAGAATAGGGAGCAACAGCCTCAGCATGGTGCTCGTGATGTAGCTCGCGAGGAGGGTGAGATCAGACCCGTAGAAGAGTGTCGGAACACGCTACCTTCCCAGGCGTTTCAAGTTGAGCTGGCTAAAACTCAGGCTGAGGGAACGAAAGTCATTTTGGATCCTATTGATGTTGACCAAGGTCTGGCTGTGGTACATGATATGCAGGAGGATCAGGTTGGTTTAGAGCAGGAGGATCAGGTTCATTTAGAGGAGGAGGATGTTATGGATATGGATGAGATTAAGACTCATTTACTTGAGAATGGGATAGATATGGATGCAAAGGATTTCATGGAGAAGTTATCATAG